GAAGCGCTGCTTCCAGGACTGACAGGTTTCTCCACAGCGTCCTCTGTAGCGTCAGCGAACCCGTATGAGTTACATGCAGCACATATTTCCTCGTTCAGAGTGGTGGTAGAGGTAAGAAGATTCGCACAAATAACGATCACCTCCGCGCTTCCAAGTAACGGAATTATGCTGCTAAGCGCTGCCGTGCGGACCCATGGTTGCGCCCCCGGATCCATGTACAACATGCCGACGGTCACCGAAGCCCCGGGAAAGGAGCGCACTTGCAGTGTCATGAACAGCTTCACAGCGCTGGCAACACTGCTGTGACTTGTGCTTCCTTCGCTCTCACCATTCGTGTTGTTGCTGATCTCCAGCTCCTTAGTCACATTTTCAACACTTTCACAGGTCATGCCAATCCGAACTAGGGTGACAGTTCCCCTTTCGGTCGGCTCACGCGGCTCATACCGAATGTTGTCCGTGATTCCGTAGAACTTCCTCACCGATGACAGTTGCATAAGCTGTCTTCTCGTCGCGGCATTGCAATTGTGaatgaaaacaaacgaaggcGATGACCCAGAGAGTATACGGCCCAGCGCCTCGGCATCAGCAGCAGACGAGGAGGCGTTGGCGGCGTCCACTGTGCAAACTGAAAAACTTTTCGGCATCCCGCTGTTCCCTCCTCCAGGCGCCGAAGCaccggcagcagcagcagcagcggcagcagggGAGTTCCTCTTCTCCGTCCATGACTGTCCCTCGTCAAAATGCTTCAGTTTGACTTGCATCATCTCCCCCACCccctcaaaagaaaaaaaaaaggaaaaaccgGCCTCACACCCAACTTATACAAAACTTCCTTCCGCCGCTCACCAAATCACCGTACCGCTGAGGGATATCTCTACCCCGGGGAGACGCTCACACCAACAACACGGTTGCGCAGGCACAGCCAGTCACTCTCTCACACGGTCCAAATGTTTCTATCCACCCTCAGGGCGGCTCAAGAGGTGTACTgcaaagtggaaaaaaaaaaggcagtggAGTAACAAAggtggaaggaaggaagtttttacaattaaaaaaaaccatcGGTAAACGACGCGGTCCCATATGGCTCAGCAGTGCTCCGCAAAGTAATAATGAGGCGAGTGTAAACATTGGGAATAAGAAGATCTGCTACATCATTTAAAAATCATGAAGATAACAGTAAATACAGTAAAAAGGAGTTataaaatggaaacaaaaaaaaaagctgcaATAACGGTgtcggggggggggatgtTTAGACACATCACGCCGCAAACGGTATCGCGTGTACCGATCGTTTGCCCTCTAAGGTaacacttattttttttcattttgttttttttcatgcaCTCCAAATGTACACTCCACCGCCAATGTCCCCCTATAAACcacagaagaagaaggaagaacgTATCcgaatacacacacacgcgcgtatacatatacatgtgAGTATACGCACCGACACGTAATATCTTCAACTCCCCGTAGCACGACCTCTTCGTCCatgaaaaatacaaaagcGGGAAGATAgtttaaaagagaaaaatacaacaacaagcTGGAAAATTCATTTCACAAGAGCAGATGAAACAATAGAGGCGCTGTCGTGCCAGCGCCCGGAAGTCTGACCTTCCCTGGCTTCCCACCCTTCCTTGTCGCTGGAACCACTTGCGCTGAGGACGCaaacctttctttttaaatctgGCAAGGGAAACCTGGCTGAGGCTGGCTGACAACCGGTCCCTGCGGCCCGCTCCAACTCCCACCGCTGCTCCTTCCGATCGCGCAGTCTATCTAAACACTGCATACGGTGTTCTGCATGCCGCATTAGCGTGGGCATGTCAGATGCCAATCGTTTGGCACTGATGATGCTCCACACCTCCTCTCGCCTCCGCCTCTCTCTTGAAGGATGCTGCGCTAAAATTTCCGAATTGCCTGCAAAGCTCTTACCGAACTGCACAAGCATTTGTCCAGCCTTTCTTTGTAAACTAATCCTCCTGTCGACACTATTCCACAGTCGGCTTTGCTTCGTTCTTGTGAGCGGGAACCCGGAACTACCCCCCGCGTGCGGCGGGGTTATCAACGGACCCTCACCGCCAGATGGCTCTACAACTTCCTCCTGCCCTTTCCTTTGAGCACTTCTGTACGCAGCCCAACTTCCCTGTGGAATCTCAAAGGCATCGGGAAACACAATCATCTCATATTTCGTCCCCTCCTTAAGGTGCTCGAGGAAGGAATAGGGCTCAATGACGACATCACCAGGTGTGCGTGACAACTCACTTACAAAAGAAGGGTACatcacagacacacacacacacacacacacacacacacacacacacacacagaaaacaGACGAGAGAGGGCAAAAGCAACTAGCGACTCTTAAAAGTAAATCACAGCCCAGTGATTCTCTAAACTTACAATGCTGTTTCACcaccaacaaacacaaataaacatatgtttgtgtgtgcgcatTAGCATAACCAGTGAAAAGATGCAGAGgggagaaaagtaaaagaagatcgagagagagagagagagagaaccGTAATATTGTCCATTATCCCAAAATGAAAAGCAATGGGGAACTGTAACGGCCCCTCCACAAAATAGAATACaggcaaaggaaaaagaaaagcattcACACCCCAACCCTCTTCAATAACCTCAATATTTACTTTCGAGCATATTAATTGCCCAGTTTAGAAAACGAGAGAAGCAAGAAGCACAAaagagaatttttttttaaaagaaagaaagggaaaaatatatatatatataattacatattttaatgcgttttatattattttaagTAAGGTATGAATTCACTCCGTGTGGCCCGCTTTCTGCGTCTTCTTCACGAGGAAGATTATCCACAgaagaaattgaaaaaacaacaacaacacaatctCAACCACTAGAAAAAGGACATATAACACGGAGAATGATCTCCCACTCAGCAgcgcaagcaaaagaaaagtgtttttttttccaaaaaatatatatatcactcttcctttctctttccctttatttctcATTTTTAGAGTTCATTTCCCAGCATCAACATGTCCTCCCTCATACTTAATTACATCGACATTTCCTCATGAAGGGGCAAATAACCTCTGCTTTCTTCTGTTCCTCAGTCCTTCTACACCACAATAACTCCCAAATATGAATTCCTGAAAAGGCATTTTTCAGTTGAACAAGTAAGAACACGAAGCTTCCCAATTTTTGTGTCACCAAAAAATTTACCTCTCTGCTTTATttactcacacccaccgaaATAATTAAGATAACGAACCCCCAAAACTAATTAACCTCGAAAAcatcacaaacaaaaaagaaacaaatccTTCATCTATAAAGACAAGACAAACTTCCAAAAGTATTTTGcagaaatatattttttctggaAGTTTAAAGAGAGCTCCACCGGTTAGAAAGAGTTCCAGTACCTGCAGAGGCATACGACACCACCGCCGACTTTTCGTCCAATACTGCAACACCGGGAAGCGTTTTGCCCTCGAGGAGTTCCAAAGACGCACCACCACCCGTTGAAACATGAGACATGCGCTTCGCCTCACCGCTCAACTCAGCTGCACTTGCGCTGTCACCACCACCGATGATACTCATGAGTCCATGCTCGTGAGTTCCTCGACCCATGGCTTTCGCAATTGCAAATGTACCTTTGGAATAAGGAACCATTTCAAATACACCCATGGGACCGTTCCAAATGGCGCTCTTACACTTCCCAATCGTCTGAACATATTTTTCAATAGTCTTGGGACCAATATCCAGAGCCATATGTCCTTCAGGGATGTTTTGATCCTCAGTTATCAATGGAGAATCCACAGCTTTGAATTCCGTGTGGCAAACATGATCAATTGGAAGAATAATCTGCACCTTGcggtcctccgccttcttCAGCAGGGATCGAGCAAATTCAAGTTTACTTTCCTCGCACTTCGATTTTCCAATGCTGTAACCCTGAGCCTTCAGAAATGTGTATGCCATTGCACCACCAATTAAGAGATAATCGATGCGCTGCAACATGTTATCCAGAAGTTGGATCTTGTCGCTCACTTTCGCTCCACCAACGATAGCAACCAGCGGACGCGGCGGGTTACCAAGTACCTTAGCGAAGTATGAAATCTCCTTCTCCATCAAATAACCGGCAGCACCGTTGCCCAAAATCTTTGGAATTCCGGTCATGGTAGCACTGTCACGGTGAGCTGTACCAAAAGCATCACTGATGTAAACATCACCATATGACGCAAGGATCTTGGCCATGGCTTCACGGTCTTTTGCCTTCTTGCTGCCCTCTTCTTTGTAGAAGCGTACATTTTCAAGCAGAACAACATCGCCCGGAGACATCTTAGAGACGACATCTGCAGCGTTCAGGCAGTCAGGTGCGAATGTGACGGGCCTCAATAGCAGTTCGCTGAGGCGCTTGGCTACCGGTTTGAGTGTTGCCTTCTGTTGGAACCCGGGAACACCGCCAGTGCTCCGTATTTTGTCAGCTTGCGCCATGGGAATACCTTTCGGCCTCCCGAGGTGGCTCATGAGAACACAGCTGCCGCCTTCTGTGAGAACCTTCTTGAGCGTTGGCAGAGCTGATCGGATTCGGTAGTCGTTGGTGATCTTACCGTTTTTCACGGGAACATTAAAGTCAACACGGATAAgaaccttctttcccttaaGATCGCATTCATTAATGCTCTTCTTCTCGTTAAGGGTCATCTTGTATGACAATTACTTATTAGGTGGAAAAACGTATCTCCGCAGCAATTATGCTTTGATATCACCAAAGAGCTGAGCCTGCAGCCCAAACGAtttgagtgaaaaaagagTGAAGTAACAAAGATAAACACAAAGTTACACAGTAGAACGATCAAAAAGATAGAAATATCATAGCGATTGAAATATTACTGTGCAATCGATACATAGtaccaaaaaataaaatgagtagagaaaaaacataaatgttatcctaaaaaaaaaaataatagtcaCGTACGAACCAATACCTAaccaacaaataaaaaggacTAAAAAACACAATTCCATAAAACAGGCCCGTAACAGGATGAATATTACTCCTTTTCGTCCAATACTGTAACACCGGGAAGCGTTTTGCCCTCGAGGAGTTCCAAAGACGCACCACCACCCGTTGAAACATGAGACATGCGCTTCGCCTCACCGCTCAACTCAGCTGCACTTGCGCTGTCACCACCACCGATGATACTCATGAGTCCATGCTCGTGAGTTCCTCGACCCATGGCTTTCGCAATTGCAAATGTACCTTTGGAATAAGGAACCATTTCAAATACACCCATGGGACCGTTCCAAATGGCGCTCTTACACTTCCCAATCGTCTGAACATATTTTTCAATAGTCTTGGGACCAATATCCAGAGCCATATGTCCTTCAGGGATGTTTTGATCCTCAGTTATCAATGGAGAATCCACAGCTTTGAATTCCGTGTGGCAAACATGATCAATTGGAAGAATAATCTGCACCTTGcggtcctccgccttcttCAGCAGGGATCGAGCAAATTCAAGTTTACTTTCCTCGCACATGGATATTCCAATGCTGTAACCCTGAGCCTTCAGAAATGTGTATGCCATTGCACCACCAATTAAGAGATAATCGATGCGCTGCAACATGTTATCCAGAAGTTGGATCTTGTCGCTCACTTTCGCTCCACCAACGATAGCAACCAGCGGACGCGGCGGGTTACCAAGTACCTTAGCGAAGTATGAAATCTCCTTCTCCATCAAATAACCGGCAGCACCGTGACCCAAAATCTTTGGAATTCCGGTCATGGTAGCACTGTCACGGTGAGCTGTACCAAAAGCATCACTGATGTAAACATCACCATATGACGCAAGGATCTTGGCCATGGCTTCACGTTCCTCAGTGCTCTTGCTGCCCTCTTCTTTGTAGAACCGTACATTTTCAAGCAGAACAACATCGCCCGGAGACATCTTAGAGACGACATCTGCAGCGTTCAGACAGTCAGGTGCGAATGTGACGGGTCTCGATAACAATTCGCTGAGGCGCTTGGCTACCGGTTTGAGTGTTGCCTTCTGCTCGAACCCGGGAATACCGCCAGCGCTCCGCAGTTCTTTGCCTTCAGCCATAGAAACGCCTTTCGGCCTCCCGAGGTGGCTCATGAGAACACAGCTGCCGCCTTCTGTGAGAACTTTTTGGACGGCTGGCAGAGCTGATCGGATTCGGTAGTCGTTGGTAATATTACCATCATCCAGAGGAACATTAAAGTCAACACGGATAAgaaccttctttcccttaaGATCGCATTCGTTAAtgctcttcctctcttttagTGACATATTTGATTTGTGATCAGATAAGTATATATCGATATATATagttttttcaaaaaaataagaaactcCCTTGTTAcaattttttaatgttttgaaacaaaaaatacaagtATGTTGGCTAAGTGAGAAAACGTTGAAAAGAAGTGACTGCGAGACTTGGGGAAGGGAATTCGGTTTAAATTTTTGAATCAAAAGACTAAAAACTTCATTATGTACTTCTCAAACAACGTTcacaaataataaacgatatactaaaagtattcaaAACTCCCACGACATCAGAAAAACATAGggcaggagaaaaaaaaaaacaaaccctTCGCCTGATGTACATTACTCCTTATCATCCAATACTGCAACACCGGGAAGCGTTTTGCCCTCGAGGAGTTCCAAAGacgcaccaccaccagttgAAACATGAGAAATACGTGCAGCTTCACCACAGAGTTCAGCCGCACCCGCACTCTCGCCACCACCGATGATACTCATGAGTCCACGTTTCTGAGTTCCTCGACCCATGGCTTTCGCAATTGCAAATGTACCTTTGGAATAAGGAACCATTTCAAATACACCCATGGGACCGTTCCAAATGGCGCTCTTACACTTCCCAATCGTCTGAACATATTTTTCAATAGTCTTGGGACCAATATCCAGAGCCATATGCCCTTCAGGGATGTTTTGATCCTCAGTTATCAATGGAGAATCCACAGCTTTGAATTCCGTGTGGCAAACATGATCAATTGGAAGAATAATCTGCACCTTGcggtcctccgccttcttCAGCAGGGATCGAGCAAATTCAAGTTTACTTTCCTCGCACTTCGATTTTCCAATGCTGTAACCCTGAGCCTTCAGAAATGTGTATGCCATTGCACCACCAATTAAGAGATAATCGATGCGCTGCAACATGTTATCCAGAAGTTGGATCTTTTCGCTCACTTTCGCTCCACCAACGATAGCAACCAGCGGACGCGGCGGGTTACCAAGTACCTTAGCGAAGTATGAAATCTCCTTCTCCATCAAATAACCGGCAGCACCGTGACCCAAAATCTTTGGAATTCCGGTCATGGTAGCACTGTCACGGTGAGCTGCACCAAAAGCATCACTGATGTAAACATCACCATATGACGCAAGGATCTTGGCCATGGCTTCACGTTCCTCAGCATTTTCACCGTTTTCTTCGCTGTAGAAGCGTACATTTTCAAGTAACATAACATTTCCACGCTTTAACCGCGAAACCTCTACTCTGGCATCCAAGCAGTCGTGAGCAAAATATACATGTTGGCCGAGTAATTCGGCAAGCCTTACAGCAACTGGACGAAGACTGTATTGCTCTTCGTAGCCTGCACTAACACTCATCTGCGGTAACGCACtgtctttgttttcgtttaaGTACTGCATAAGCAAAGATTTCTTCTCGTCCTCAGGAAGGCGCGCAAACAGCATTGTTTTTCCAGATTTCACCTCAGGTGATATGTGCGTTGCCTCTTCCCGTGCACTGGATTTCGCTAATATTTTAACTTTCTCCTCTCCCGGTAGAACACTAAAAAACGCTGTTTTACCTTTGTTGTCGTGAAACTGAGCCTCGTGATATCGCCGTCTTATATCTCGCACACCCGCAACCATTGAAACGCCTCTGGGCCGTCCAAGATGGCTCAGGAGAATACAAATACCACCCTGATCAATAACCCGTCGTATCGTTGGAATCGCCGCACGGATTCGATAATCGTTAGTAATATGGCCATTTTGCATAGGAACGTTGAAATCGACACGcataagcactcgcttcgccgTTAACGGCCAAACATCGCCCACAGACTTCTTCAGGCTTATGTTGTTCTTCGCATTCGGTGCAGTGGACATGATCCCGcttgtttttcttatttttgttcttgaCCTTCCCGCTACTTCTCGTTGCTTCGATTacttagaaaaaaaaaaacgccgaCGGTTTTACCACCGTTATCGTTGTACCCGCAATAGGAAATGGAATGACTAAGGTATATTAATTTTCTGGTGCGATGCGTTGCTGGAAAGCAGTTCtatgacacacacacacacacacacacgttcCACTAACAgtaagtaaaagaaaaaaataacattaAAAACGCATTCATGCGAGAAACAGATGAACAGTGAAAACAGGCAATGAAAGATATTGTTGGAGTGGCCCTAAGTCACGAGCTCGCCGCTTAAGTTAAAATTTTGTTTACTAAGAAGGAAGCAACGAAACACGCTTCCCCATCGTTAAAATCGCACTCgcccacacaaacaaacgtcTCTTTCGTGTTCCGCACGCCCTCGAAGGGAATGGGACAGGAGAGCCAGTTGTCGATTACAGGTAGCAAGCGCCGCGCAAAAGCGTCCGCATCAATGGGGGGAAAGTAGTCCTATTAACTCCTCACTCCAGTTTGGAGTGTTTACCACCTTTTAGTTCCTTCTCCACACTTTGAAGCGATTCCCAAAGGGAGTCCGGCACCAATTCGCCCAACTCCTGCAACATTTGCCCTTGACACATGTAAAGTACAAAAACAGTTTCAAGAAGCATgcgttcttcttccctcccgAGAACGGCTTCTGCGCAACCCAGGCGGTTTTTGAGAGCGGCCGCAGACTGACACAGTAACTGAACGGTCTCGTGAGAGGACGGAAGGTATGGTGCATAACATCCCAGTATAAGAGCGGCTTCGGGCGACTGTTGTCCGTATACTGCAACTCCCAAATGATATGCGTACTGCAATACGCTACTGGCGCGCTGGTCTCTCAGAAAATGTAGCAATCTGCCGCATTCTCTACCAACACGAACTGCTTCGGTTGTACGTCGGTCAGCATGCTGATCCGAATTGACAACACGAATCCAAAACTCGGCAGCCTTTTTAAGTTCTTTACCTTCATTGAGTGCGAGGAACGTCGCGCTCCTGTCGAGCCCCAGCAGTAAATCATTGCTCAACGACAGCTTACGAGCGTCAAACCACTTCAGCAGCGCCGTCGTGTGACGTACCAATTCGTGTGCTGTGCTGCTTCCCGCGGAGCGCCAACGCCGCGGCCACAACGCCTGAAGAACCTCAGCACTTCGCAGCAATATGGCATCATCTGCCCCTGTAAGGAGCGCATCGGCGATACAACTATGTATGAAGAGTGAGGAATCCTCCCACCTCTGGCCACAAATCCCCAAACCAGTGAGAAACATAACAAACTCCTCTCCCCTCTCACTCCCTACAACAGAGTCTACAACAGCGTAAGGAATGTTTCGAACGTCAAAGAATGCCAGGGTTCGCAGCTGTTTTGTTCCATCAGGAAAATGGGATTCAAGCTCATTGAGTGCAACATCAAGGAACACATTGAGCGCGTGGGAAACACTTATGGTACCCTCCGCGCCAACCCCTTTTGCCAACAGCAAACTCCGCAGCTCTTCGGGACTGACGGAACCACTTTCCATGAGGCAACAGGCCAAATGCATAAGAATAGGAACACGACAGACAGCGTGCATCACATCTCTGGTAGAGGATGTGGCTCTCTCCTCTACGTTAATACCCTGTAAAAATTGGTCCGCATCAACCTCTGTGAATGAGCCGGCTTTCAGAACGGGTATCTTTAGATTCCCGACTGGATCCGCACTGCTCGTCACCAGTGCGTACACATTCGGATGATCAGGTATTAGTTGAAGAACGACCTGCGGGTTTGGCGTGCCATCTACAACGAGCAATACATCCTTCTCCTTCCGCCCCTTCATCGACTGAAAGAACTGTAAAAGATGCGACTCGAGTGAATCATCCCAGTCGAACCAATGAACACAAGTGAAGCGCCCACTGCGTCGTGCCCGGCTGCAGAACTCCACCGCGATAGTTGTTTTTCCAATGCCGTCCAGTCCCGCTATTACCTGACAATGTCGTCCCGCTAGTAAGTTCTGCCACAGTTGCATGATTTCCCTCTCGCGCCCAACCACACGGGACGCCACCGGGGCGTCGAAAAGAATGGGATCTGCCGCCGGAGGATCATCCGACATGCCGATGGTAGTTGCACCTCTTTTGACGCTGCAGCCAAAAGTAGTGGAAGCCGTTTGACCCCCCGGAAATTTTTTTACACACGCGCGACGAAGCAGCCGCCACATAGCTCCTTTGAAGCGCTTTCCAACATCGAATCACGAAACAATAAATGCATATACGAGTGGGACACACATACGGGGAAAGGACAAGGTGCAATACAAAACACGTAACCACGGGAAAAATGGATGAAGGCACAGGGCTTTCGTTAAACGGCGACAAGGCAGGGGCAACCCACTTGTTTCCAGTTGGTTACAAAACGTGATGTATCGAAAATGTGTGTTCATAAAAAATAACAGGGAAAAAGATGTGCGCCCACACATGTCCGCATCGCCTCCTCCGTCTCTGCgcacaaaataacaaatctCTTCTGCCCCACGGTACGCAAATACATTCAGCGCTTTAAGGTAGAACGCACCCCAACGGCGGCGAATCCCAGTAACATTTCAGCGAGGAACGCACTCGCCCCACAGAGACCGTAACAGAGTTAAAGCTTGTACAAGTTTCCTCATAGGAGAatcaaaatatatatatatatatatatatatacgttctCAATACCCACAAGAAAAACGAGGCCCCCACAAAAATTAAAGTCTCTGGCGCGTCCAACACATCTTGTTTTCGCAGCATAACACAGTTTCTGCAACTCTCAACCGATAACAATAGCAAACTTCCATCAACTTTGTGCGGCTGTAATGACAtgaccagaaaaaaaaactaatggAAAGAGCAATGCGGACGTAGGGGAtacaaagggggaacaaGCGCCCAAATAAGATACACGAGCGCACGAGTCAGCAGCGCTCAGCACGCTATTTCATCATGGAAATAGATCTGCCGTTCCAAAGGGAGGTAAGAAA
The genomic region above belongs to Trypanosoma brucei gambiense DAL972 chromosome 1, complete sequence and contains:
- a CDS encoding phosphoglycerate kinase, putative, whose product is MTLNEKKSINECDLKGKKVLIRVDFNVPVKNGKITNDYRIRSALPTLKKVLTEGGSCVLMSHLGRPKGIPMAQADKIRSTGGVPGFQQKATLKPVAKRLSELLLRPVTFAPDCLNAADVVSKMSPGDVVLLENVRFYKEEGSKKAKDREAMAKILASYGDVYISDAFGTAHRDSATMTGIPKILGNGAAGYLMEKEISYFAKVLGNPPRPLVAIVGGAKVSDKIQLLDNMLQRIDYLLIGGAMAYTFLKAQGYSIGKSKCEESKLEFARSLLKKAEDRKVQIILPIDHVCHTEFKAVDSPLITEDQNIPEGHMALDIGPKTIEKYVQTIGKCKSAIWNGPMGVFEMVPYSKGTFAIAKAMGRGTHEHGLMSIIGGGDSASAAELSGEAKRMSHVSTGGGASLELLEGKTLPGVAVLDEKSAVVSYASAGTGTLSNRWSSL
- a CDS encoding phosphoglycerate kinase, putative, with amino-acid sequence MSLKERKSINECDLKGKKVLIRVDFNVPLDDGNITNDYRIRSALPAVQKVLTEGGSCVLMSHLGRPKGVSMAEGKELRSAGGIPGFEQKATLKPVAKRLSELLSRPVTFAPDCLNAADVVSKMSPGDVVLLENVRFYKEEGSKSTEEREAMAKILASYGDVYISDAFGTAHRDSATMTGIPKILGHGAAGYLMEKEISYFAKVLGNPPRPLVAIVGGAKVSDKIQLLDNMLQRIDYLLIGGAMAYTFLKAQGYSIGISMCEESKLEFARSLLKKAEDRKVQIILPIDHVCHTEFKAVDSPLITEDQNIPEGHMALDIGPKTIEKYVQTIGKCKSAIWNGPMGVFEMVPYSKGTFAIAKAMGRGTHEHGLMSIIGGGDSASAAELSGEAKRMSHVSTGGGASLELLEGKTLPGVTVLDEKE
- a CDS encoding phosphoglycerate kinase, putative, whose translation is MSTAPNAKNNISLKKSVGDVWPLTAKRVLMRVDFNVPMQNGHITNDYRIRAAIPTIRRVIDQGGICILLSHLGRPRGVSMVAGVRDIRRRYHEAQFHDNKGKTAFFSVLPGEEKVKILAKSSAREEATHISPEVKSGKTMLFARLPEDEKKSLLMQYLNENKDSALPQMSVSAGYEEQYSLRPVAVRLAELLGQHVYFAHDCLDARVEVSRLKRGNVMLLENVRFYSEENGENAEEREAMAKILASYGDVYISDAFGAAHRDSATMTGIPKILGHGAAGYLMEKEISYFAKVLGNPPRPLVAIVGGAKVSEKIQLLDNMLQRIDYLLIGGAMAYTFLKAQGYSIGKSKCEESKLEFARSLLKKAEDRKVQIILPIDHVCHTEFKAVDSPLITEDQNIPEGHMALDIGPKTIEKYVQTIGKCKSAIWNGPMGVFEMVPYSKGTFAIAKAMGRGTQKRGLMSIIGGGESAGAAELCGEAARISHVSTGGGASLELLEGKTLPGVAVLDDKE